Proteins from a single region of Nomia melanderi isolate GNS246 chromosome 11, iyNomMela1, whole genome shotgun sequence:
- the LOC116430651 gene encoding uncharacterized protein LOC116430651 isoform X2 → MVDNNCIIEGNVKFRDGKKWKSRWCVMRKLSPVADCLHLQLYGDSKDRYKQGQTKASLSLQHFLGVESGFTLDKESNTIAIICQDVTVVLAFDTRERLIQWQVKISNNLGEDQQFLILISTVPSKAKLTNGPAHLHIQDRRFCITVGIPPRLVGMWEIAHLRRYGVVEGRFCFEGGSRCGRGEGLHVLITDQGEDIVKMLQLAAEGKLTKKRPVSREQMAQDSPRRQFSRSETRASDFFPSAPLYSMMYEEQCDSCKNESSPYWSSAESRQQTELDRDYSSRDTISVSELPDQPGEWRSCSLTRQGTSALERCASCISKLGTVSKSSTLATTTGASSISSPAGTMNSLGCHLQARTLDRLSLSSYSSSSHDSDYSGSQQQVECHCSQTKSSQQTSVQRASPSPSALPPRPPKPSQSTAAKKAKKPPMPLPSEQICVHSRKQQLATRNTAPTAAAGPYENYDVPKTILAHHMLLEQAPQPDQYYDTPRKIKECLALPKSYPNYDTPQAPQAVVLQQCGCPAKLTVQSPRSSGCPCQNVMSWAGFVLPYCRRGAGIEPTGVTVHPVKLSGEGKMPVVNASGEIAIYSTAKRANKSETSEDKIKENCDCLQENRSNNYENVEPVIDTQPEAKQANYANIDFTQSLEHYENSKDLLTKSGISQEEIEKFADQIKEETPETTAEESKICQKCGHLKDRENDYLVMDPEKQTPKKPFPGYLPMQPAHNVCSKEILSRICSGIKSSSNPALSGSAMTEGGKKRSDSKFRVPGSAMLSSPYLRRRYFDGNGTESGGNIGLLLRKRSYSAESAHYLDDENHTFPSTLTIHKCSSEADKAALVQGDTHTSCVNSEIKMNQDSGQMSIASPQPSFIKIRRSSSVPSKTGHNRDSSSSNDSGVSTGSLSHRTAEFVEFELSLAPSTSARKQNVLSIYRKSPPPTCYHSSLPRKSKSSDPLRELSFQFQKIKIPTKSSSAEADIPTCMPKGAKGFNSPGEVSSTPYIDSRSTSSGTSDMSDYIETLSLSSHSSSDTPDSLRLGGRAVATTLRPRSGKEYYKIDRSILVEQGRTLTTPAANYANITPVLEKSESPSPGYMSSSPFEQPQPTREHFLFPDEA, encoded by the exons ATGGtggataataattgtattattgaGGGAAATGTCAAATTTCGCGACGGCAAAAAA tGGAAGTCAAGATGGTGTGTTATGAGAAAACTGTCACCAGTTGCAG ATTGTCTCCATTTACAACTGTACGGAGATAGCAAAGATCGATACAAGCAAGGCCAAACGAAAGCTTCCTTAAGCTTGCAACACTTTCTCGGCGTGGAGAGCGGTTTCACCCTCGATAAGGAGTCAAATACTATCGCTATAATATGTCAGGACGTAACAGTCGTTTTAGCCTTCGATACCAGAGAACGGCTGATTCAATGGCAAGTGAAGATCTCGAACAATCTGGGCGAAG ATCAACAGTTCCTGATACTGATCTCCACGGTGCCCTCGAAAGCGAAACTGACCAATGGACCGGCCCATTTGCACATTCAAGATCGCCGTTTCTGCATCACCGTCGGCATACCGCCGAGATTGGTGGGCATGTGGGAGATCGCGCACCTTCGGCGTTACGGGGTGGTGGAAGGGAGATTCTGCTTCGAGGGTGGCTCGAGATGCGGCCGAGGGGAAGGTCTGCACGTGTTAATCACAGATCAAGGCGAAGACATCGTGAAAATGCTGCAATTGGCGGCAGAGGGGAAACTGACGAAGAAGCGACCGGTTAGCAGGGAGCAAATGGCTCAGGACAGCCCGCGTCGTCAATTCTCCCGGTCGGAGACTAGGGCGAGCGACTTTTTCCCCTCCGCCCCCCTTTACTCGATGATGTACGAAGAGCAGTGCGACAGCTGCAAGAATGAGAGCTCACCCTATTGGTCGTCCGCCGAGAGTAGACAGCAGACTGAGCTCGACAGGGATTACAGTAGCAGAGACACCATCTCTGTCTCGGAGCTGCCCGACCAGCCGGGGGAGTGGCGCAGCTGTTCCCTCACTCGTCAAGGCACGTCCGCTTTAGAGCGGTGCGCTAGTTGCATAAGTAAACTAGGTACCGTCTCGAAGTCGTCCACGTTGGCGACGACCACTGGCGCGAGTAGCATAAGCAGCCCTGCTGGAACGATGAACAGTCTTGGCTGCCATTTGCAAGCTCGTACGTTGGATCGGTTATCATTATCCTCGTACAGCAGCAGTAGCCACGACAGCGATTACTCCGGCTCCCAGCAGCAGGTAGAATGCCATTGTTCTCAAACAAAGAGCTCGCAACAAACGAGCGTGCAGCGCGCGTCGCCCAGTCCGAGCGCGTTGCCGCCGAGGCCTCCAAAACCGTCCCAAAGCACTGCCGCGAAAAAGGCGAAAAAGCCGCCGATGCCACTGCCGAGCGAACAAATTTGCGTGCACTCGCGTAAGCAGCAGCTGGCCACACGTAACACTGCCCCTACAGCTGCTGCTGGACCGTACGAGAATTACGATGTGCCCAAGACAATATTGGCTCATCACATGCTGCTCGAACAGGCTCCGCAACCTGATCAGTATTATGACACGCCAAGGAAAATCAAAGAATGCCTAGCACTGCCAAAAAGTTATCCCAACTACGATACGCCGCAGGCTCCTCAGGCCGTAGTGTTACAGCAATGCGGCTGCCCGGCTAAGCTCACGGTACAGTCCCCCAGATCATCGGGCTGTCCTTGTCAAAATGTGATGAGTTGGGCAGGTTTCGTGCTGCCGTATTGCAGACGGGGAGCTGGAATCGAGCCGACGGGGGTGACCGTGCACCCTGTCAAGCTTTCAGGGGAGGGTAAGATGCCTGTGGTTAATGCGAGCGGGGAAATCGCGATTTACTCCACTGCCAAGAGGGCCAACAAGTCTGAAACTAGCGAGGACAAGATCAAGGAGAACTGTGACTGTCTTCAGGAGAACAGATCCAACAATTATGAAAACGTCGAGCCCGTGATCGACACTCAACCGGAGGCCAAACAAGCTAACTACGCGAACATCGATTTCACACAGTCCTTGGAGCATTATGAGAACAGCAAGGATCTGTTAACCAAAAGCGGAATATCTCAGGAGGAGATAGAGAAGTTCGCGGATCAGATCAAGGAGGAAACGCCTGAGACAACCGCCGAAGAGTCCAAGATATGCCAAAAATGTGGTCACCTAAAGGACAGAGAGAACGATTATCTGGTGATGGATCCTGAAAAGCAAACGCCAAAGAAACCTTTCCCCGGTTACCTACCGATGCAACCAGCTCACAACGTGTGTTCCAAGGAGATTTTATCGAGGATCTGTAGCGGCATAAAGAGCTCGAGCAATCCTGCGTTGTCCGGGTCAGCAATGACCGAGGGCGGGAAGAAGAGGTCCGACTCCAAGTTCCGTGTACCTGGCTCGGCAATGTTGTCTAGTCCGTACCTGCGACGCCGTTACTTCGATGGAAACGGCACCGAGTCCGGTGGTAACATCGGTCTGCTGTTGAGGAAACGATCTTACTCGGCGGAATCTGCTCACTACCTGGACGACGAGAACCATACGTTCCCGTCAACGTTGACGATTCACAAATGTTCAAGTGAAGCAGACAAAGCCGCTCTCGTGCAAGGAGACACGCATACATCCTGCGTCAACTCGGAAATAAAGATGAACCAGGACAGTGGACAGATGTCGATAGCCTCCCCTCAGCCGTCCTTCATCAAGATCCGACGATCCTCTTCGGTACCATCCAAAACTGGTCACAACAGAGACTCTTCTAGCAGTAACGATTCAGGTGTATCAACTGGATCTCTCAGTCACAGAACTGCCGAGTTCGTCGAATTCGAGTTGTCCTTGGCTCCGTCGACTTCTGCAAGGAAACAGAACGTCCTGTCAATCTATCGAAAGAGTCCACCGCCTACGTGCTACCACAGCAGCCTGCCAAGGAAGTCCAAGTCCAGCGACCCGCTTCGCGAGCTGTCCTTCCAATTCCAGAAGATCAAGATACCTACCAAGTCTTCGTCCGCCGAAGCTGATATACCCACGTGTATGCCCAAAGGTGCGAAGGGGTTCAACAGTCCTGGAGAAGTGTCCAGCACTCCTTACATCGACTCGCGAAGCACCAGCAGCGGTACTTCCGATATGTCTGATTATATCGAgacgttgtcgttgtcgtcACATTCCTCGTCCGACACGCCGGACAGTCTAAG ATTGGGTGGCAGAGCAGTGGCAACGACGCTGCGCCCGCGCAGCGGAAAGGAATATTACAAGATAGACAGAAGCATTCTTGTTGAACAAGGAAGAACGTTGACCACGCCGGCCGCAAATTACGCGAACATTACCCCGGTACTCGAGAAAAGCGAGTCCCCGTCACCTGGATACATGAGCAGCTCTCCCTTCGAACAACCGCAACCGACTCGCGAACACTTTTTGTTTCCTGAT GAAGCTTGA
- the LOC116430651 gene encoding uncharacterized protein LOC116430651 isoform X1 translates to MVDNNCIIEGNVKFRDGKKWKSRWCVMRKLSPVADCLHLQLYGDSKDRYKQGQTKASLSLQHFLGVESGFTLDKESNTIAIICQDVTVVLAFDTRERLIQWQVKISNNLGEDQQFLILISTVPSKAKLTNGPAHLHIQDRRFCITVGIPPRLVGMWEIAHLRRYGVVEGRFCFEGGSRCGRGEGLHVLITDQGEDIVKMLQLAAEGKLTKKRPVSREQMAQDSPRRQFSRSETRASDFFPSAPLYSMMYEEQCDSCKNESSPYWSSAESRQQTELDRDYSSRDTISVSELPDQPGEWRSCSLTRQGTSALERCASCISKLGTVSKSSTLATTTGASSISSPAGTMNSLGCHLQARTLDRLSLSSYSSSSHDSDYSGSQQQVECHCSQTKSSQQTSVQRASPSPSALPPRPPKPSQSTAAKKAKKPPMPLPSEQICVHSRKQQLATRNTAPTAAAGPYENYDVPKTILAHHMLLEQAPQPDQYYDTPRKIKECLALPKSYPNYDTPQAPQAVVLQQCGCPAKLTVQSPRSSGCPCQNVMSWAGFVLPYCRRGAGIEPTGVTVHPVKLSGEGKMPVVNASGEIAIYSTAKRANKSETSEDKIKENCDCLQENRSNNYENVEPVIDTQPEAKQANYANIDFTQSLEHYENSKDLLTKSGISQEEIEKFADQIKEETPETTAEESKICQKCGHLKDRENDYLVMDPEKQTPKKPFPGYLPMQPAHNVCSKEILSRICSGIKSSSNPALSGSAMTEGGKKRSDSKFRVPGSAMLSSPYLRRRYFDGNGTESGGNIGLLLRKRSYSAESAHYLDDENHTFPSTLTIHKCSSEADKAALVQGDTHTSCVNSEIKMNQDSGQMSIASPQPSFIKIRRSSSVPSKTGHNRDSSSSNDSGVSTGSLSHRTAEFVEFELSLAPSTSARKQNVLSIYRKSPPPTCYHSSLPRKSKSSDPLRELSFQFQKIKIPTKSSSAEADIPTCMPKGAKGFNSPGEVSSTPYIDSRSTSSGTSDMSDYIETLSLSSHSSSDTPDSLRLGGRAVATTLRPRSGKEYYKIDRSILVEQGRTLTTPAANYANITPVLEKSESPSPGYMSSSPFEQPQPTREHFLFPDVSNG, encoded by the exons ATGGtggataataattgtattattgaGGGAAATGTCAAATTTCGCGACGGCAAAAAA tGGAAGTCAAGATGGTGTGTTATGAGAAAACTGTCACCAGTTGCAG ATTGTCTCCATTTACAACTGTACGGAGATAGCAAAGATCGATACAAGCAAGGCCAAACGAAAGCTTCCTTAAGCTTGCAACACTTTCTCGGCGTGGAGAGCGGTTTCACCCTCGATAAGGAGTCAAATACTATCGCTATAATATGTCAGGACGTAACAGTCGTTTTAGCCTTCGATACCAGAGAACGGCTGATTCAATGGCAAGTGAAGATCTCGAACAATCTGGGCGAAG ATCAACAGTTCCTGATACTGATCTCCACGGTGCCCTCGAAAGCGAAACTGACCAATGGACCGGCCCATTTGCACATTCAAGATCGCCGTTTCTGCATCACCGTCGGCATACCGCCGAGATTGGTGGGCATGTGGGAGATCGCGCACCTTCGGCGTTACGGGGTGGTGGAAGGGAGATTCTGCTTCGAGGGTGGCTCGAGATGCGGCCGAGGGGAAGGTCTGCACGTGTTAATCACAGATCAAGGCGAAGACATCGTGAAAATGCTGCAATTGGCGGCAGAGGGGAAACTGACGAAGAAGCGACCGGTTAGCAGGGAGCAAATGGCTCAGGACAGCCCGCGTCGTCAATTCTCCCGGTCGGAGACTAGGGCGAGCGACTTTTTCCCCTCCGCCCCCCTTTACTCGATGATGTACGAAGAGCAGTGCGACAGCTGCAAGAATGAGAGCTCACCCTATTGGTCGTCCGCCGAGAGTAGACAGCAGACTGAGCTCGACAGGGATTACAGTAGCAGAGACACCATCTCTGTCTCGGAGCTGCCCGACCAGCCGGGGGAGTGGCGCAGCTGTTCCCTCACTCGTCAAGGCACGTCCGCTTTAGAGCGGTGCGCTAGTTGCATAAGTAAACTAGGTACCGTCTCGAAGTCGTCCACGTTGGCGACGACCACTGGCGCGAGTAGCATAAGCAGCCCTGCTGGAACGATGAACAGTCTTGGCTGCCATTTGCAAGCTCGTACGTTGGATCGGTTATCATTATCCTCGTACAGCAGCAGTAGCCACGACAGCGATTACTCCGGCTCCCAGCAGCAGGTAGAATGCCATTGTTCTCAAACAAAGAGCTCGCAACAAACGAGCGTGCAGCGCGCGTCGCCCAGTCCGAGCGCGTTGCCGCCGAGGCCTCCAAAACCGTCCCAAAGCACTGCCGCGAAAAAGGCGAAAAAGCCGCCGATGCCACTGCCGAGCGAACAAATTTGCGTGCACTCGCGTAAGCAGCAGCTGGCCACACGTAACACTGCCCCTACAGCTGCTGCTGGACCGTACGAGAATTACGATGTGCCCAAGACAATATTGGCTCATCACATGCTGCTCGAACAGGCTCCGCAACCTGATCAGTATTATGACACGCCAAGGAAAATCAAAGAATGCCTAGCACTGCCAAAAAGTTATCCCAACTACGATACGCCGCAGGCTCCTCAGGCCGTAGTGTTACAGCAATGCGGCTGCCCGGCTAAGCTCACGGTACAGTCCCCCAGATCATCGGGCTGTCCTTGTCAAAATGTGATGAGTTGGGCAGGTTTCGTGCTGCCGTATTGCAGACGGGGAGCTGGAATCGAGCCGACGGGGGTGACCGTGCACCCTGTCAAGCTTTCAGGGGAGGGTAAGATGCCTGTGGTTAATGCGAGCGGGGAAATCGCGATTTACTCCACTGCCAAGAGGGCCAACAAGTCTGAAACTAGCGAGGACAAGATCAAGGAGAACTGTGACTGTCTTCAGGAGAACAGATCCAACAATTATGAAAACGTCGAGCCCGTGATCGACACTCAACCGGAGGCCAAACAAGCTAACTACGCGAACATCGATTTCACACAGTCCTTGGAGCATTATGAGAACAGCAAGGATCTGTTAACCAAAAGCGGAATATCTCAGGAGGAGATAGAGAAGTTCGCGGATCAGATCAAGGAGGAAACGCCTGAGACAACCGCCGAAGAGTCCAAGATATGCCAAAAATGTGGTCACCTAAAGGACAGAGAGAACGATTATCTGGTGATGGATCCTGAAAAGCAAACGCCAAAGAAACCTTTCCCCGGTTACCTACCGATGCAACCAGCTCACAACGTGTGTTCCAAGGAGATTTTATCGAGGATCTGTAGCGGCATAAAGAGCTCGAGCAATCCTGCGTTGTCCGGGTCAGCAATGACCGAGGGCGGGAAGAAGAGGTCCGACTCCAAGTTCCGTGTACCTGGCTCGGCAATGTTGTCTAGTCCGTACCTGCGACGCCGTTACTTCGATGGAAACGGCACCGAGTCCGGTGGTAACATCGGTCTGCTGTTGAGGAAACGATCTTACTCGGCGGAATCTGCTCACTACCTGGACGACGAGAACCATACGTTCCCGTCAACGTTGACGATTCACAAATGTTCAAGTGAAGCAGACAAAGCCGCTCTCGTGCAAGGAGACACGCATACATCCTGCGTCAACTCGGAAATAAAGATGAACCAGGACAGTGGACAGATGTCGATAGCCTCCCCTCAGCCGTCCTTCATCAAGATCCGACGATCCTCTTCGGTACCATCCAAAACTGGTCACAACAGAGACTCTTCTAGCAGTAACGATTCAGGTGTATCAACTGGATCTCTCAGTCACAGAACTGCCGAGTTCGTCGAATTCGAGTTGTCCTTGGCTCCGTCGACTTCTGCAAGGAAACAGAACGTCCTGTCAATCTATCGAAAGAGTCCACCGCCTACGTGCTACCACAGCAGCCTGCCAAGGAAGTCCAAGTCCAGCGACCCGCTTCGCGAGCTGTCCTTCCAATTCCAGAAGATCAAGATACCTACCAAGTCTTCGTCCGCCGAAGCTGATATACCCACGTGTATGCCCAAAGGTGCGAAGGGGTTCAACAGTCCTGGAGAAGTGTCCAGCACTCCTTACATCGACTCGCGAAGCACCAGCAGCGGTACTTCCGATATGTCTGATTATATCGAgacgttgtcgttgtcgtcACATTCCTCGTCCGACACGCCGGACAGTCTAAG ATTGGGTGGCAGAGCAGTGGCAACGACGCTGCGCCCGCGCAGCGGAAAGGAATATTACAAGATAGACAGAAGCATTCTTGTTGAACAAGGAAGAACGTTGACCACGCCGGCCGCAAATTACGCGAACATTACCCCGGTACTCGAGAAAAGCGAGTCCCCGTCACCTGGATACATGAGCAGCTCTCCCTTCGAACAACCGCAACCGACTCGCGAACACTTTTTGTTTCCTGATGTAAGTAACGGTTGA